From Aspergillus luchuensis IFO 4308 DNA, chromosome 2, nearly complete sequence:
TACCATCGACGTCAAGAATTACCGTATTTTGGTGAAACGCATGGTTGGACTGATGCAGATTTACTACATCAACAGCCACTTCCAGAGCCTGAAGCGCTTCCACATACTCCTTCACCAGATGTTGGTTCGAACTTTCTTCGGCCACCAAGGTGACCGCTGTCGGCTCTATTTCTTGAATACCACCGTGTTGTAGCTCCTCGGAGAGTGCCAGCTTAGTTCTTGAAACAGAGAGTTCTAAGGTTGGTCTGGAAATCATGGAGGGACAGTCTAGACAGCTGCTATTTACCGAGGTATCTTCGTCCTGTAATATGAGCATCCTACCAGTGGGCGCCAGGATAGATTGTAGTTCTTGGATAATGTCCGAATTCAGCTTGCCTTTGAAAATGACAAGGTCATGTGCGCCCTCCAAGCTTGAAGATAACTGGGACATGCTTGGTGAGAGCTGCACTATCAATATATTCTCCGGTAGAGCGAACTGTGGTATCTTTTTCACCTCCCCGTCGAGCATCTCAGCAACAGTTAATTCCCCGGTATCGGGAAAATGGCGTGCCATGGCCTCTATCAGGCTATAGTCGTCTCCTGCAGCGACAAACGCTTTTTGTATTGGTCGCTTGTGGTTAACCAGGCCAATCAACCCAACTACAGCCTCTTCGAGCGACTTGTAAGACCACTGCCCCAGAGACTTAGCTGCACGGTCAACGTCAGGTTGCCACCTGTTTTGCATGTATTTCTGATCCGGGACGACCGCTGTCGAGCGAGCCGACCAGCTCATCTCGTGCTCCTTGAACCATATTCCCTTACATTCCACCAACGGGAGCCCGTATGCATCGACTAGTTGTATGTGCGACCGGAAAAAAGGGCGCGGGCACTCATCCGTCCATGCAAATGCATTTCCTTCAGCCTCTTCGGGATAAGCAATGGTCATCTCTTCGACACACATCGGTATTGTGCTGTAGGGCATGACATTGTAACGTCCCTTCTCGAAGGAAATAATGGCAAGCTGGAAACAGGCATCAATGGTTCCGGGATGTATGACATATCTTGATTCGCCAGAAATTGTCCCACTCTCTTGATCCAACTCGATGGtacttgctgctgcatgatCCCGGCCATTGGATTCAACCTCTCCTAAACGCTGAAACGTGCGTCCATAATAGACTCCAACTCGATTGAATGTCTTGTACCACCTATCTGAGTGGGTACGTTGATGCAGCGTCTTAACCATGTGTTGATGAGACTGCCAAGGTATgttctgtcttgtcttgcgAGCTGTTATAAGGCCGCTGCAATGAGTAGTCCAATGGTTGTTCAGGAGGGACTCAACAGTGATTTTATACCAACCGGATCCCTTATTACTTTGGCGCGACAGTATGGTCATCACCTCAATTCCATCTTCGGTATCTGGTATCACAAGTCCTTGCTGAAATTCAAAGTTCTTCAAGCATGCGCCATTGCTCGGACTGAACGGTGTATCACTGATTTGCCATAAGGCTTCAATGGCTATAGCAATGTACGCTGCGCCAGGCAGCAAGACCTCGCTTCCAATCTGCCACATAGTTAGCCAACAAGCAAGAATCTGAATGCATTACTCACACGATGGTCCCTCAGCCATGGTACATCTCGGAGCCGTAAAACATTCTTCCAGGCATAGGTCGTATTGGAAAGCCCTGCAAATCGTCTGCCCAAGAGGTCATGCCGAGGTTCGGACTGTTGGCGTTGTTCTTGGCTTGTTCGTGTCTCTCGCCAGTATTCCTTCGTATAATTCCATTGGTAAGACGGCAGGTCAACTAGCAGTTGTGGACCTGGCTCCTTGCACAAGTCGTAATTCACATCCTGCAAGCGAACACTGTACCCGGAAAGAAACAGACGTCCGGCAACTCGCAGTAAGTCGTCGCACGAATCAGATCCTCTAATAATACTCGGGATGTATTTAGTTTCTCTCTGCAGGCCATTGTCCGATGTTATCTGCTTCAGTGGCCCAGACAGAGCTGAGTGAGGCCCAATCTCGACAAAGTGACTCAAGCCCTGCAGTGCTTCCATACTTTGAAGTTCGGTGATGGCTGCATGAAAGCGGACCCTATTGATGAGGTTTTCTACCCAATACTTGGAATTCATATCTTTCTCATAAATTCGTGTCCCCGTAACAGAAGATATCATTGGGACGCGGGAAAGCTGTTCTGAGGGAGCTGACGAACCAGCTTCCGGTTTTGCTCTCAGAAGGAGTTGCTCATAAAGAGGAGCAACAACTTTCATTGCAGGCGAGTGGTAGGGCTTTCCTGTTTTTAATTCCTTCACGAAAATCTTAGAGGCCTCAAGCTGGGATTTAATTTTCTCAGTAGAACTCTCCGAGCCGCTGAGAGTAACGCTCTCGGGGGAATTCTCGCATGCAATAACAACATCTGTGTCATGGATATAGGGCTCGACCTTGTCCATACCAGCTCCGACAGCAAGCATTGAGCCTGCAGGGCCTTTTTGTGCAACTGCCTGGCCACGATAGAAAGAGATCACAAGAGCTTCTCGGGCTGATAGCATACCTGCAGCATATGCTGCAGCAATCTCTCCAGAGGAATGCCCCACGACAGCAGATGGGGTGATTCCCCATTTTCTTAGCTGATCAACTATGGCGATCTGGAATGCTGTACATACTGGCTGTGCAATATTCGGCTCGGCAACATAGTCTGAGTCGATGTTTCCGAGTAAGACCTCCTCTATGGTCCATCTTACCAGCGGCTGTAATTCCCTCAAATACCGATCCAGTGATCTGATGGCTCTGTCAAATGTGGGTAGAGTATGCATAGCATCTCTTCCCATGCCAACCCACTGGGCACCCTGCCCCGTGAAGACGAAGGCAATCGGACCAGGAGAATCTACGACTCCGAACTCCATGCTTTGCTTGCTGAAGTTCTGTGTTTCTTGGTCTTGAAGAGCAATAGTGAACGCTCTATGGGTAAAGTGTGTTCGACGGCAATTTAGTGTGTAGGCCACatcttgaagatgatgattgtcgACAATACAAGCGTGCGCCTCGATATTTCTCTCTAGTGTAGCTCGATCGTGTGCTGTGAGACATACCAAAGCCTTGCTAGGACTTGAGATCCCAGGTCCTGTTTTAGCTCTCGTCTGCTTATGGTCTGACTGCGCGGCCTCCATTATCAGATGGCCGTTAGTGCCACCATATCCGAAGGACGAAATCCCGACCCGCCGGGCAAGGGGGCTCTCAGGCCACAATATCGTATCCCGATTTACTTTAACATTccattcttcctccttcactaGTCATTGTTAGTGTTGACTGTTCCCACATTACTGTAAGCGAATGGTGTACGAACGAGCCGGGTTGAGTGTCTTGAGTCCCGCTACTCCGGGGATGACACCAGATTCCAATATCAGAGCCGCCTTGATCACTGCAAATATACCACTGGCAGCTTCACTATGGCCAATGTTGGCTTTTATCTTGTTGGTATAGCTGATTTTAGCCACTCGATATATTTCAGAACATGTGCGGAGAAGACTTACTGCTCCCAGCAACAGAGGCTGCTCGCGACTCCGTCTTTCGTTCATCCCGTTAGAGATGGCTTTGACTTCTATGGGATCGCCAACTGGCGTGCCAGTCCCTAAGACGTTTTCAGCAGCCTTCACGTCTAGCAGTCCACCAAGCGTGCTTACCGTGGCACTCGACATAAAGTGTATCTGTTGGGTCCAAGCCGGCCCTTTTGTAAGCAGCACGCAGGACTCTTTCCTGTCCCTCTAGACTTGGATGGGTAATCCCCTGGTTCTTCACCTTTCCGTTTCTATATTGGTCAGTTACTTATCCAGCGCTTTGAGGTCCTGCAAACTCTCACGTATTGAGCGCTGAGCCCCGGATAACAGCACGAATTGGATTACCATCGCGTACCGCATCACTGAGCCTACGTAGATATATGGCGCCAGCTCCTTCGGCACGGCCATACccgtctgctgctgcatcaaAGGTGTGACAGGTGGACGTTGGCGATAATATCCCCATCTTAGCGGTATTCATGTGTTGGTCTACTGCAATGATTAGATTCACGCCTCCCGCGATTGCGCCGTCGCATTCGCCTGTCTGAAGAGCCAGGCATGCTTGGTGGATGGCAGTCATAGACGAAGAGCATGCGCTATTTATCACGGCGCTAGAGCTCTCTGTTAGGTTTCCCTCAATCTGGACTCGTAGTATAGTCGTTACTCACCTCGGCCCGCATAAATCAAATATGTTACAGACTCTCGCGCTAAGAATGCCAGGATCAGTTCCTGTCGCAGCATATTCGTGGCGGAAGTCCGGTTCGCGATGGAGCATCTGTTGGTAATCTGAGGTGAAGGATCCCACAAACACCCCAATATTCTTCCCGGCAACATCTTCTAGTCTCAAGCCAGCGTTTTCGAGGCATTCATACGTAACTTCGAGTATACGCCGTTGCTGCGGATCCAACCACATTGCCTCAATCGGCGTTATGCCAAAAAAGCTAGGATCAAAGTCTTGCGGACTGCCGTCAAGGAAGTAACCGCCACGAACATTGAAACTACCGGGTCTGTTCTGGTTTCTGTGGTAGAAGGCATCGATGTTGAAGCGACTCTCGGGCACAGTTGGTGTCTGGACGGATGTCTTGTTGACCAGGGCGTCCCAAAGTGCGGAAGGGGACGTAATAGAACCAGGAAGATGACAGGCTTTGCACTGATCAGTACACGAAATGTAGCGCCTGAGTGCATGTCCATACTCACCCATTCCTACAATGGCAATTGGCTCAAGGGGAACATGGCCCGCACGGCTGCCATTTGCAGTAGAGGCGCCCATAACTAAAATTGTGATAGAACCTGCTGAATTAGTACGATTATGTCGGGCGTTGTAGATATCGAGATAGGCTTTGCGGTCTGGTTCTCCAGCATTCAGAGTTTCTGAGAAACCGGGATGAGAAACTTATATCCTTCTATGTAAGTCCCGCTCCGCCATCACTCGTCTCACGCAGGTATTACTTTGTACTGTGCAGCGCACAACTCTtgctttattttaatatcttcaGTAGTGTCCCTTGCTGGGGAGGGTCCAACTCTGAGTTCAGtgcacatcatccacattccGCACCTTGCCGTCTCAGTGCCAACATTCCTCTCTCTGAATGATCGGATGGACGTCATGTGTTCAATGAAATCGATAGCTGTACATGACTCAGTCCGCCGGTAAAAGCAAACTCACAGCTTGACTCTATTGACTAAGTGGTTGCACAAGGGAACAGAAGAGGTACAGACTCTCGACCGTCAGCGTCCTTTCGCAGTAGATTAGAATTGCGTAGACGCCTATCCCTTGGCAATCCCGATGGTCACAGTACCACTGTGAATTAGTTAATTGTGTTCTGAACATCGCGGCGTATGCAAGAGAGGAATAGGGCGCTCTCCTAGTTTTGCCACCGTATAAGATATTGAGGCGCGACATAATCCGACTGGTAGGTGTCATTTTCCGGTGTAAACTCACGGGCTTAATGTTCCTTGATTAAGTGGCAGGTTCATCGAATAATGTTGGCGAATGAGGCTCATGCCTACCTGGACTCGTAACACTCCTTGCATTCTTCATGCGCATGGTCTCTTTGGGCAGTGGAGATCCACATGGTAGCTACCATTTCGAGGTGGATCCCCACATTGAGGTTGCGAAAAACAGGCGCTCGCTGATATGAATAGTCTTAGAACTTTCTAGGCCTCACTCAGGAAAAGGTCATGGGTGAGGCTGGTACGGAGCATGGTCAGATGCAAAGTGATCCCAACAGAGTGAGTGATGACCAAATAACTCATCATTGCCGAGAACATAGCACAGAATGAAGATGCACCAGAACCCTTTTCGAGCTGTACACATATCATGAAGTCAGAGCTTTCAGTGATAAGGCGCCATTATGGATGCGTTGTTGTGCTGGTGAGGTTTACTGTGCCTGATAGGTCCCTGCGTATTGACAATAAAGAAGTCAGTACGGATAACATAACTAAATCGCGGCAGCGAACTAGAGATTGATAATATCGGGATTGAATATGATGATTTGTTGGCTTGTTTCTTCAGACAAGGGTCACCTGATTTTTCGTCTATTTGCCTTCATTCTTTCCATGATTTTTGCACCCCTTCCGGCTCAAACTCTCGGCCCCTTGTTTCCATCAATAACTACTGAGAGACATAAGCACAATGATATCTCCAAACTGAGATTCATGCGCTAGTCATTACGAAGCCACCAGAAAAAGTCAAAATCTGACGGCCAGCACCCTTGCAATCATCAGTCCACTACCCTTTATTGACTACCTATACGCCCATCACCTTCTCCATTTGCATACTCGGTACATCTACTTGACGCCAAAACTTTGCTTATCTGCAGAAAGACGCACGATACACACCAGAACCTTGTTAGATCCGGTTAGTCTTGGATCTTCGTCATGTAGGCACCGGATATATTCCAACATTCCGCGTCTTGAAACTGCTATGTGCCTTATATTGTTACACATGGAACACCACACACAATTTGACGTCTGACTTAGCTGCTGCAGAAGCTTAAACAGATGCCCACAAACTACTCCCACGTGGGATATCCATACCTACTACGGGCACGCTGGTTCAATGATCATCCGTGTGACATCACATTGAAGCCCAGTCTGATTGGTGAACCacagatggatgatggcgagcAGAAGAGTACTCTCACTGTCACTCAAGTCAGATACGAACTGAACTGCTACAAATGTACCTAAACACTAGTAACCCGGTTAGCCGGATCAAGTCCTAGCAACATGACTATCCATTCGGTCTTCTCTTCCAAAATTTATACAATGCATGCATATCCGGACTACAGCCCACCTCTTGTGCACAGGACTATAGGATCTATAGATATCAACAATTCCAGCCAATATACACATTAATATGCTATACTGTCAACAGACTTGTTTACTAAGATGAGCATTGAGTATGCGGCTATTGCTCGTCCATATCAGCcggaagaagtagtagtaataagaCCCTCATGATCTCATATTCAGAGCACACATCTACGGATTTGATTCCCCGATATTGCAACTTGCAGTGGGAATTGGAATTGGTCAAAAACGACAATAACAAAATCAGTCCTATCAAAGGTACAGTTACCCCAACCCTTCCTTCTAATCCCTCCTACTTATCGCAATTGCAGTATGCTACCCAAGTCCCTgcaagaagagaatgaaatAAGCGCTCTCCATAACATTCACCCACCCAAACAAGAACAACCCACCATCAGGTACATCattgagcagaagaagcacacTAAACCACTAGCATACCTCCAATACCAGACAGCACTTAACCCCGCCATGCCCCTCCACAGGAATACTGTAGGACTCCTTCCCCCTGCACTACATTTTCCCGGACTCGGTAGATGTCCAACGACCCCAGCCCGAGACGAGCAACCCTGACCACGACTCCGACCCCGAGCCGAAGTTGCATCAAATTCATCAAATCATCCACTGCCATTGCATGACAGGATCACTATTTCCCACTACACTAGTATATGCAGCATGCATACATCAACAAATGAATTACTACACAAAATCGTATAACAATCCTAATCGAGAACGACGCCCGAAACTAATTCCCGAGAAGACCTGAATCCGATACTACTCAAGTGAAGTGACACCCGGGACGTTCCGAGAATAACCCCCCAGCCAAGCCCAAACCCGCCCGCATCGGGAACCGGAACGGGAATGTAAGTATCGATCCATCGCTCGGCTCgaatgcagcagcagcagcagccaccaccaccaccaccacttgaTTACCCAACGCTCGGGGATCTCGTACACGGGATGGGTAGATGGATCGGAAGCTTCCGCTGAGATACTCGAGTTATCTCATTGGATGAGGACCCGAAATTACTACCCTCACTTCCTAACTGCTCATTTGAGGGTTTCAGATGGAATGACAGCAGGAAAATTGAGTTTCAAAGTCCGACCGCACGCGGCGACAATGTCGTCACGACTCGGTACCAGAGTTTTTCGAGAATGGGATAAGAGGTAGAAAGCTTCAATGGTTAAGTTTTTACTTTTACTTTACTACTCGTGACGAAGTTTATTGGAAGTTACTTGATTTTACTGAGAACGGTTattgggtgggtgggaaagAAACCGGCTGCAACATTGCAGGGTTGTAGTAGATTTCCATGTaaccaaaagcaaaagcaaaaagtcTAAAAGTAACCCGAACCTATCCAATCCATCTAACCAGCCCAGTGGAAGAGACATCATTGGTATGTGAAATGTGTATGTGAACATGACAGTgggagaaaaatgaaaaaaccCAGTCTAAAGAGTCctaaaaaggaaacaaacaaTAAAACCAAAACAAAATCAGTCGACTCGCTGATGGCGATTTTTTGTGGCCCAGGAGCGACGATGGATATCAGTAGTCCAAATCCGTAAGCCGTAACATGCAAAAGAAATGTCTAACATCGATCAAGATGTGAACAAAATGGTTGAGGAAAAGTGGtgtggagagaaagaaaaagcaagcgcCGATGTTAATGCGTTTACTCGACAGCGGAGGCACCGTCGCCGTGGAGGACGGGGTTGACCTTGGGGTTCCACTTGAACTTGAAGTCCTGGCCGAGTTCCTTGCGGACGGCAGCCTTGACGGCCTCCAGGACGTTGGGGAAGACACCGAAGTTGGCCGGGTtgttgtcgtcgttgtcCTTGCCCTGGAAGACACCGGTGCGCACCAGACAGGTGTTCCAGCCGTGCATGTTACCACCGCAGATGTCGGAGGCCGGGTTGTCACCGACCATGTAGATGTTCTCGGGCAGACGGTTCTCGTTGTGGATCTGCTCCATCCAGGCCTTCATGACCTCATCGGCGTAGGTGTAGGTGGCGCGCTCGGGCTTGCCGTAGACGACACGCTCCAGGTCGACACCAGTGAGGGCCTTGTACTGAGCCTCAATGGAGATACGGAAGAGACCCTGGGTCAGACGGGGGGGGCCCTTGTGGTCGGTAGGGAAGACCAGGTCACCCTGGGAGAAGTAGACCGGGATGCGGGAAGCAACGGGGTCCTTGGCACGGGTCAGCAGCTTTCCGTCCTCGGCCAGGAGGAGGTCCATGATGAGCTGCATGTCAGTGGCGTAGTCGCGAGAGTCGGCGAACACCAGGATAGCGTCGAACTTGATCTTAGAGAAGTCGCGGGGCTTAGCCTCGAGACGGTCCTCCTCGTGGAAGCAGCCCCagggggagatggtggggtCCCAGGCGAGGACATCCTTGGGGTGGATGACGTTCTTGAAGCCGTAGTTCTCAGCGACCTTGcggatcttctgcttctcaccACCGCAGACCAGGACGGTCTCGTAGTACTCGGCCAACGCCTGCATTGGGGTGTGAGACTGGATGAACTGgtcggtggagatggggCAGCCAAGGACCTCGGTGAGCTGAGCGCAGCGCTCGTCCTCAGTCTTACCACCACCGTTGGTCAGGAGAATGTAAGGGATCTTGATGCCCAGCTCGTTGTCACCGTTGAGCATCGCGAGGGCCTCCTTAGCCTCCGGAATGGCCTCGTTACCGTGGGCCAGGACACCATCGATATCGAAAGCGAAGGCCATGTTCTTGGCGGCAgcgaccttctccttggacATGTCCTGGACCTGAGAGGCCAGGATGTCGCGGGAAACATCCGCAGTGACCACCGAGGAAAGACGAGAGACACGGGGAGATCTGGGGATGGGCAGGGAAGTGCCAAAGGAGTTGCGGGAGCCACGACGGTCCCGGGAGGAGGGAGCAAAGCTCAGGTTGTGCATGTACTGAGCAGCATCGCTGATGGAGCTGCGAGTAGCGGGGATCTCGACAGTGTTGCCAGC
This genomic window contains:
- the DEP5 gene encoding beta-ketoacyl [acyl carrier protein] synthase domain-containing protein (COG:I;~EggNog:ENOG410PMBD;~InterPro:IPR016039,IPR018201,IPR020615,IPR014030, IPR014031,IPR020841;~PFAM:PF00109,PF02801;~SMCOG1022:Beta-ketoacyl synthase;~antiSMASH:Cluster_2.3;~go_function: GO:0004315 - 3-oxoacyl-[acyl-carrier-protein] synthase activity [Evidence IEA];~go_function: GO:0016746 - transferase activity, transferring acyl groups [Evidence IEA];~go_function: GO:0016747 - transferase activity, transferring acyl groups other than amino-acyl groups [Evidence IEA];~go_process: GO:0006633 - fatty acid biosynthetic process [Evidence IEA]) produces the protein MGASTANGSRAGHVPLEPIAIVGMACHLPGSITSPSALWDALVNKTSVQTPTVPESRFNIDAFYHRNQNRPGSFNVRGGYFLDGSPQDFDPSFFGITPIEAMWLDPQQRRILEVTYECLENAGLRLEDVAGKNIGVFVGSFTSDYQQMLHREPDFRHEYAATGTDPGILSARVCNIFDLCGPSAVINSACSSSMTAIHQACLALQTGECDGAIAGGVNLIIAVDQHMNTAKMGILSPTSTCHTFDAAADGYGRAEGAGAIYLRRLSDAVRDGNPIRAVIRGSALNTNGKVKNQGITHPSLEGQERVLRAAYKRAGLDPTDTLYVECHGTGTPVGDPIEVKAISNGMNERRSREQPLLLGAIKANIGHSEAASGIFAVIKAALILESGVIPGVAGLKTLNPARSYTIRLQ
- a CDS encoding phosphatidyl synthase (COG:I;~EggNog:ENOG410PHQT;~InterPro:IPR036412,IPR006357,IPR006353,IPR023214;~PFAM:PF13242,PF13344;~antiSMASH:Cluster_2.3), whose protein sequence is MPRFDDADFAVDAAPAPGARSPRDARGSAAGSLPIPNDAGNTVEIPATRSSISDAAQYMHNLSFAPSSRDRRGSRNSFGTSLPIPRSPRVSRLSSVVTADVSRDILASQVQDMSKEKVAAAKNMAFAFDIDGVLAHGNEAIPEAKEALAMLNGDNELGIKIPYILLTNGGGKTEDERCAQLTEVLGCPISTDQFIQSHTPMQALAEYYETVLVCGGEKQKIRKVAENYGFKNVIHPKDVLAWDPTISPWGCFHEEDRLEAKPRDFSKIKFDAILVFADSRDYATDMQLIMDLLLAEDGKLLTRAKDPVASRIPVYFSQGDLVFPTDHKGPPRLTQGLFRISIEAQYKALTGVDLERVVYGKPERATYTYADEVMKAWMEQIHNENRLPENIYMVGDNPASDICGGNMHGWNTCLVRTGVFQGKDNDDNNPANFGVFPNVLEAVKAAVRKELGQDFKFKWNPKVNPVLHGDGASAVE